A single window of Myripristis murdjan chromosome 21, fMyrMur1.1, whole genome shotgun sequence DNA harbors:
- the olig2 gene encoding oligodendrocyte transcription factor 2, giving the protein MDSDTSRVSSRPSSPEVDDIFMSAMKKSVHGFSGAVSSTQSDSPPEIPADLRGHSSADEDALTLKMMSKKDRKLLSESELQSIRLKINSRERKRMHDLNVAMDGLREVMPYAHGPSVRKLSKIATLLLARNYILMLSNSLEEMKRLVSEIYGSSGHHGGFHPSACGTMTHAGPLPGHPTASHASHPAVHHPLLPPAAVSTASLSAPGISAVTSVRPHHGLLKAPAASAGPLGSSFQHWGVGTGMPCPCSMCQVPPPHVSSMSTVSMPRLASDSK; this is encoded by the coding sequence ATGGACTCTGATACAAGCCGTGTGTCGAGCAGACCGTCTTCTCCCGAGGTGGACGATATATTCATGTCGGCCATGAAGAAGTCAGTACACGGCTTCTCCGGTGCAGTGTCATCCACACAGAGCGACTCTCCACCGGAGATCCCGGCGGACCTGCGCGGCCACTCCAGCGCCGACGAGGATGCGCTCACCCTCAAAATGATGTCCAAGAAAGACCGTAAGCTCCTGTCAGAGAGCGAGCTGCAGTCCATCCGCCTGAAGATCAACAGCCGCGAGAGGAAAAGGATGCACGATCTGAACGTGGCGATGGACGGACTCCGGGAGGTTATGCCCTATGCGCACGGACCGTCGGTGCGCAAACTCTCCAAAATCGCCACCCTCTTGCTGGCTAGAAACTACATCCTGATGCTGAGCAACTCGCTGGAGGAGATGAAGCGGCTCGTGAGCGAGATCTACGGCAGCAGCGGCCACCACGGCGGCTTCCACCCGTCCGCGTGCGGGACCATGACGCACGCGGGGCCTCTACCCGGCCACCCGACCGCTTCCCACGCCTCTCACCCGGCCGTGCACCACCCGCTCCTGCCGCCTGCGGCGGTATCCACCGCCTCCCTGTCCGCCCCCGGCATCTCCGCTGTGACCTCGGTCAGACCCCACCACGGACTCCTCAAAGCGCCCGCTGCTAGCGCAGGGCCGCTAGGCAGCAGTTTCCAGCACTGGGGCGTTGGCACCGGGATGCCCTGTCCGTGCAGCATGTGCCAAGTCCCGCCTCCACATGTGTCCAGCATGAGCACCGTCAGCATGCCGAGGCTGGCCAGCGACTCTAAGTGA